The genomic segment ATGCAATGGCATTGGATATGTAACTTTCAGGAGCAAACAGGCTTCAATCAAAGCTGCAGTGGCTAATCTTGTATTTCCTCCCAGTATTTgctcaaaaataataaacatTAGGCACCTTGATACTGATAAATGCAACGATCCCTTGTACACTAATAAACAGAGGCATTATGCGAaccaaattatatacattgttaGAGGCTTATACTATAAACTAATTAAAACTGGAAGCTGTTCCTTGAATACTGTATCTAAGGGATTGTATGAGCGGGATTTTTACGGGAAGATTAGACTGGCAGGTCTTTCAGTAGTTATGAAATTTACAAACTGGATCAACTTTCTTACTACTGCACCAATGaatgaaatatttcaaatacaTGACAATCACATATATCTTTTATTACATTCTGAGGATTCACTTAATCGCATATTACACAGACTAGTCTTTCAAATGGAACAACAACTCCAATCTCAACTTCAAGTTGAAAGTTTTGAGCCTCCAATAGAAAGACCTAGGGGTCTTGACGAGGAATTGCAGATATTATCTCGTTCCACAGATATGTATCGAATCCATGATGAAAGATTTATTTACAAGCTCAAGCTCAAGAGGGAGAGGAATTTGAGGCGTAAGGAATATAGGCAACAACTAAAAGCTGAAAAGGGCGTGACTAATTctgtataatattttctacatatatattagttttaGTGTCACAACTCATCCAGTAACTAGTGTCATAATTAGcgtgtatatattatatgttaaACAGTGTTAGATAACCAGCGAGATGATCAGCAATGATAATACCAATTCAGATTACCAGTAgttattttaaacaaattcataATACATATccatatattattatatagaaCAGATATATCTTAACATAAATACTCATATAAGAATATATTACCAATTTAATCacatataaaattgcaaatgaaTACATGCAGGCATACTAATACTCAAATTACTGAACTACAGTGTATAGATCgtataaaataaatgaattagcGCACTCAGCTCGTAGCGagttaaacaaattataactaacaaataattgcgaagtgcaaaaaatgatagGGTAATAAAACTAACAAAGTAGTTCACTCAACGACTAATTCCGTTCAGTGTTACCTAGGCTTATTATTTAAGACCTGGCCAGGTCGAGCCTACATTATTTGCAGCTTACTTGTTCTTCCTTGTCCCTCTCTCGATCCTTGGCCATTCTATCAATCCTCTCAAACCTCTCAATATCTTCAGTCATCATAGAACGCATCAATTGAGCTGTATGCAAAAATGTCCAATCAAATATGAAATCATACTGGTACCCTTGCCTGAAGAATAAATCTTTAAGTATCCTCCTCAAATAACTATAATCAGGTCTATCTTCAAAGCGTAGTGATCTAGCATAGTTGATAAAAGTGACAAACTCAAAGGGCAGCTGTTTGCAAAGAAGATCGACGGGGATTGCGATTTTTTTCTCGCTAATCTTGTCATACTTATCCTTCTTACTGTTAGCCTTGAGACCCTGCCATGGCAAACTCCCCCTCATGAAGTAAAGTAAAACATAGCCTAAAGCTTCCATGTCATCTCTTCTGGATTGTTCAATGCCCAAGTGTGTATTTATGCTGGCATAGCGCGCTGTGCCTGTGAGATTTTTACCTTCACGATAACAAATATGCTGAGCTGTTTTAGAGTCCCTATACTTCTTGGCAAGACCAAAATctattatatacacaattgACATTTTCTTTCCCCTCCCAATGAGAAAGTTGTCTGGTTTAATATCTCGAtggatgaaatttttggaatgACAATATTCGATGCGATTTAGCATCTGGTCCGCTAGCATCAACACACTCTTCAAACTCAACTTTCTGTtgcaaattgtaaataagTCTTCCAATGAAGGCCCAAGTAAGTCCATTATTAAGATATTGTACTCCCCCTCAATTCCATACCAGTGGATGGTTGGTATTCCCACTATATTAACACGtcataatataatgaaaatattatataaaattctGAAATACaacttattaatatatgtcATAAATAGATTAAAAATAGGTTGTATgtcacaaaattttaatatggTGCAAAAAACATAGCGATGATTAATGGCTTACCACCACCTGCTAAGAGCTTATATAGCTTGGACTCGTATAATAATTGGGGATGGCGAGACCGGTGAGACTCTAGCTTTATGGCCACATCCTCTCCTGTGGTTATATGTGTGCcaataaaaatgtcacCAAATGAGCCACTACCGATTTTTCGTCCCAATCGGTAGTTCCCGCCAACCCTAATTTCCAATGATCTTCCAATCATCCTAATAGATACGATTCATAGTGGAAATAGGATAAATTGGATGTATAAATGTTACTTGATAgttataaatgttatttgatatgattaacaataaatgtgatcaataatatttcaatcttcttcaaatttcgttatatttatagatTTGGGAAAATGGGTTAAATTTTCATGAGAAAATCTGCATTTCAAAACCAAGTTAGTATGCATAAATCTGTACAAATACTATGTACAGTACAATTTGGCCGCACACCGTATTGGAGCACTATAACTGCTGTAATGTGCCTCTACCCAACAACCGAGTGACACAGTGAcactattaaatataagTACTACCAAAATTCAAACTGATATATAGATCTATATGGCATAGCGCCCTTTTATGATCTTTGGTTCTTCGTATTTCTGAAGCTTCCTGACGATCTTAAAATTCGACTTCTTGTCCTCCTCTACCTTACATTGTTTACGTTCTTTCAATATTTCCCTGGCCTTATTTATTTGACTATCACTAACGCTATAAACATTAATAGGTGCATTTTCATCTCCACTATCAACTGACGATCTCTCATCCACGCTAAATGCACTTATTCCTTGCATTTCTGATTGTAGTAGTGGGCATTTAGTTACCTTGTCCACGTATCGTGCATAATTTGCCAAACAATTGTAGCTCACAATTTTATCCTTAGGATGTATTTGTTTCACCTTAATGGTATTGAAAAAGGTAGGTAATTCACCCTTGAGTAGTTCTTCTCTTTGGATATCATCTGTCACCTCGTCTATACACTCATTTGGCTTCAACCACTTGGGCGAATTTTCATTCTCTAGTATTAGATGCGATTGGTTTGgggattgattttttatattagtATCCGGCTGAGGTTTATCAATTGAGGAGTTATTTGAAAAAGGTTCCCTTGCTGACTCGTCCTCAGTACAAATGGCCCTTGAGGGTTGTATAATTGTTAGAGGTGTGTTATTGATCTTGACATAATCCTTGGCAAATTCTGCCTCAATGAATTCCTGATAAAACAttaactaaataaatggTACAAACCTTCCCATTGTGGATCCTTTCTGCGATCGTTTCTTTTTTAGGTGCCTCCAAACACACATTTATTACAGGTTGATCCGTTTCATAATGTAATTTTCGCGATAGCGCGTTG from the Babesia microti strain RI chromosome I, complete genome genome contains:
- a CDS encoding conserved Plasmodium protein, unknown function (overlaps_old_locusTagID:BBM_I02495); the encoded protein is MILTKHLCSYAYYGSSRMKWFFQKPYIRVDPNSLLHYPETSYIDCRKVDYLYDQPKSGYEGTEIYGPNTLELSNLPMGRTPEYLQDRLRRFFSTFGLVTSVRCLPHSLDPYQCNGIGYVTFRSKQASIKAAVANLVFPPSICSKIINIRHLDTDKCNDPLYTNKQRHYANQIIYIVRGLYYKLIKTGSCSLNTVSKGLYERDFYGKIRLAGLSVVMKFTNWINFLTTAPMNEIFQIHDNHIYLLLHSEDSLNRILHRLVFQMEQQLQSQLQVESFEPPIERPRGLDEELQILSRSTDMYRIHDERFIYKLKLKRERNLRRKEYRQQLKAEKGVTNSV
- a CDS encoding casein kinase 1 (overlaps_old_locusTagID:BBM_I02500) translates to MIGRSLEIRVGGNYRLGRKIGSGSFGDIFIGTHITTGEDVAIKLESHRSRHPQLLYESKLYKLLAGGVGIPTIHWYGIEGEYNILIMDLLGPSLEDLFTICNRKLSLKSVLMLADQMLNRIEYCHSKNFIHRDIKPDNFLIGRGKKMSIVYIIDFGLAKKYRDSKTAQHICYREGKNLTGTARYASINTHLGIEQSRRDDMEALGYVLLYFMRGSLPWQGLKANSKKDKYDKISEKKIAIPVDLLCKQLPFEFVTFINYARSLRFEDRPDYSYLRRILKDLFFRQGYQYDFIFDWTFLHTAQLMRSMMTEDIERFERIDRMAKDRERDKEEQARPGQVLNNKPR